Sequence from the Bacillota bacterium genome:
AGTCGCACCATTCCCGTCCCTCCACGCCCGGGGTGAACTCCCCGGCGACGACCTCGCCCTCGGCCTGAAGGACGGTCAGGACTCCCAGGACCCAGGAACGGTCGAACCCGTAGCGCTCGGCCAGGGCCACCGCCTGGAAAGGTCCGTTGGTCCTGACGAACCGTCGGACCAGGGCCTCCCTGGCCGACAGGGAACCCAGCCCGGCCTCGTGGTAGAGATCGAAGTCCTCGGTGACCACCCAGCGGGGCTCTCCCGAGGCCCCGGCTCCAAGCGCCGGCGCGACCCTGACCCGTCCGGACCGTGCGAGCTCGGCCAGCATCTGCGCGGCCCGCGCCCCTGGCTCGGTCCGCTCGGCGAGCTCACCCGGGGTCAGGTCGCCCACCCTCCGCAGCAGGTCGTGAATCTCGTCGGCCGACCGGGCCCGGCGCCCCTCGGCCTGGTGCTGCAACCAGGCCACGGTATCCTCGATGGCCCGCGGTTCGAGGAGCTCCCGGAGGCCGCGCGAATCGAGGACCTCCCGCAGGAGGTCGCGATTGACGGCCAGCATCTGACTGCGCCGCTCGGCCCTGGGGGTGTCGTCACCGTACATGTTCGCCCCGATGAACTTGAACAGCAGGTTGGCCGCGAAGGGGGAGGGGACCGCGGCCTCGCGGCGTTCGACCTCGATCTCCCCGCTCTCTATGGCGGTGAGGACCTCGACCAGCCCGTCCACCTCGAGCAGGTCGTCCAGGGCCTCGCGGTAGGCCTCGACGGTCACCGGGTAGTCGCCGAGCCGCCTGGCCGCCTGGAGCAGGTCGGCTGCGCGAAGGCGCTGGAGCCAGAGGGGCGTTCGCTCGCGGCCACCCGCCCTGGGCAGGACCAGCGCCCGAGCCGCCGCCCGCCGGAAGCAGGCCCCGAAGAGGGGCGAGCCGGCCAGGTCCTGCAGGATGAGTTCCTGGGCGTTGGCCGCGGTCACCCCGTCCAGGGGGAAACCGGGCGGGAAGTCGCGTCCCGATTCGGGCAGGCGGAAGAGCATCCCATCGTCGGCCCAGACGCCGTCGATGACCAGGCCGAACTTGGTCCGGACTCGGCGAAGGATGGCCATGCTCCAGGCGGCGTGGACCGGGCCGCCGAAGGGTGAGTGAACGATGTAACGCGGGTCGCCCAGCTCATCCTGGAAACGCTCGACGATGATCCGCCGGTCGGAGGGCAGCCCGGCCAGCGCCCGTTGGTCACGGAGGTAGGTCTCGAGGTTGGCGGCGGCCCGTGGGTCGCAGGCCGCCTCGCCGGCCAGCCAATCGCGGAGGCTGGAGGCCGTGTCCCCCAGGCGGGCTTCGGCCTGACGGATGAACTCCCCGACCTTGCGGCCAAGGTCGTAGGGCCGGCCCAGCCCCTCACCCTTCCAGAAGGGGATCTTCGCCTCCCGCCCCGGAGCCTCGCTGACGAAGACCCGATCGCGCTGGATGGCTTCGATCCGCCAGGGGGAGCTGCCCAGCCAGAAGACGTCGCCCAGCCGCGACTCGTAGACCATCTCCTCGTCGAGCTCGCCGAGTTTGACCCGGGTGCCCTGGAGGTAGACGGGATAGAGGCCGCGGTCGGGGATGGCCCCACCGCCGCGGATGGCCAGCAGCCGGCCACCTTCGCGGCCACGGACCACCCCGTTGTCCTTGTCCCACGTGATCCGGGGCTTCATCGCCGCCAGTTCCTCGACCGGATACCGCCCGGAGAGCATCTCCAGGACCGCGTCGAACTGAGGGCGAGCCAAGTCTCGGTAGGGATAGGCTGAGCGAATCAGGCGATAAAGGTCATCGGGCCGCCAGTCCTCGACGGCGGCCATCGCCACGACCTGCTGGGCCAGGACGTCCAGGCAGTTCCGGGGGACGCGGGTCTCTTCGACCTCGCCGCGGAGCATGCCGCGGGCAACGGCGGCCGCCTCGAGCAGGTCCGACCGCTGCTTGGCGACGATTCGCCCCTTGGCCGAGGCCCCGACCAGGTGGCCGGCCCGACCGACCCGCTGCAGGCCGCGGGCGACGCTCTTCGACGACTCTACCTGGATGACTAGGTCGATGAAACCGATGTCGATGCCGAGCTCCAGCGATGACGTGGCGACCAGGCAGGGTAGGCGCCCTTCCTTCAGGTCGCGCTCGACGGCCTCGCGGGCGGCCCGGGACATCGAGCCATGGTGAGTGCGGGCGATCTCCGCCGCCGCCAACTCGTTGAGCTTGAGGGTCAGGCGTTCGGCCAACCGCCGGTTGTTGACGAAGATGAGGGTCGAGCGATGGGCCTTGATCCATTCGTAAAGGCGGGAATGGATCGTCGGCCAAATCGAGCCCTCAGGGAGGATCCTCAGGTCGTCCACGGTCACCGTGACCTGGAGGTCGAGGCCCTTGCGAATCCCGGCGTCGATCATCCGCACCGGCCTGGCCTCCCCCGTCGAGGGGTCCTGGCCTCCAAGGAAGCGGGCGATCTCCTCCAGCGGGCGTTGGGTCGCCGACAGACCGATCCTGACGGGCCGGCGGGCCAGCGCCTCCACCCGTTCGAGGGACAGGGCCAGGTGCACGCCGCGCTTGGTCCCGGCGACGGCATGGATCTCGTCGACGATGACCCAGCGGACGGTCGACAGCATGTGGCGGGCCTGACTCGAGGTCAGGATGAGGTAGAGTGACTCGGGCGTGGTGATGAGGACCTGCGGCGGGCGGCGGAGCATGGCCCGGCGGGCTTCGGCCGTCGTGTCTCCGGTCCGGACGGCCGTCCGAAGCTCGGGCAGGGAGTGTCCGAGCCGCCTGGCCGCCCCCGCGATGCCCTCCAGCGGCGCCTCGAGGTTGCGATGGATGTCGTTGTTGAGGGCTTTCAGCGGGGAGACGTAGAGGACCCGGACGCCGCCTATGTCCCGGCCGGCCTCCCCATCGACATAGAGCTGATTCAAGCAGGCCAGGAAGGCGGCCAGGGTCTTGCCGGACCCGGTTGGAGCGAGGATCAGCGTGCTGTCGCCGGCGGCGATCGACGGCCAGCCCAGGGTCTGAGCCGGCGTCGGGCGCCCCAGGGCCTCCTCGAACCAGGCCCGCACGGCCGGGTGGAAAAGCCCGAGGGCCTGATCATCGCCGGCCCGCGGGGGGCCGGGCTGGGTTGGGTCGTTGCCTCTGGTCATGGCGGGTGAGTGGGGGCCTCCGTTTACTGTCCGCGTTGGGCCAGGAACAGGGCCAGGTCACGCTCAATCGTGTCGCGGTGGAACTTCTCGTGGTACATGAAGCGACGGAAGAGCTTGCGGGCCGTCCAGACTTGACGGTTCGGTCGGCGCACGGCGGCCATGTCCTCTTGGCTCAACCCGGCGAGGTGGTCGAGGGCCTGCCGGCGATGGCGTTCAAGGCGTCCCCAAAGGTCGGCGGCCCGCGGCGTGGCCGGCAGGCCGGGCCAGAAGCAGCTCAGATACCAACGGTCGCAGGCGTAGACATGACGGAGTTGCTCGCCGATGCTCATCCGTCGGGGGAGCGAGCGATAACCGTAGGCCTCGGGCGGAAGGCGGTCCCTCAGGGTCAGGAGGGCCTCCCTCAGATGACCGAGGATGGCCAGGAGGCCGGGGAGTTCCTTCGGCCTGACGGGCTCGAGGTCGCGCTCGAAGGTGGCCCACGTGTTCCCGTCGTCGGCCCGGCCGCGCCGAGAGAAGGTCTCGGCGACGACCAATTCCGGGGCCTCGTCCGGCGCCCACACTTCGGTCAGCAGCCCCAACTCGCCGCATTCGGCCAGGAAGCTTCGAAGTTTCCTGGCCTCAGCTGGCCCCGAGGCCAGGGCCTCGTCGAGGCTTTCCCCCCTGGCCAGGAGGCCCGGAGGGTCGAACGTGAAGAGGAGGCAACCACGGGTGGCGACCTCGGCGTAGACCTTCAGCGCGGGGCGGCGGGACACGGTGGCCGTCATGCTGTTGCGCGCCTCCCTGCTTCCGGATACCGAACATACATTCGCCGGGGCTTGGCGGATTCCTGCCCCGGACCGACGGACAAGTCGGTGATCCGCCGAATAGGCCGGCCGCGCGCCCGGCAGGCTATGGGTGAACCAACCAAGTCCCCCGGGAGGTCGTGACGATGCTGGCGGCGGAAGTCTCGCTCTATCCACAGAAGTCCAAGGAGTGCGCCGAGGTCATCAAGCGGTCGGTGGAAGTCCTCGGCGAGCAGGGCCTGCGGTATGAGGTCGGCCCGGTGAGCACCTTTGTCGAGGGTGATTCCGACCGGGTCTGGTCCGGACTGCGCTCGGTGTTCGAGGCCGCCGGACGGCAGGGCTGCGAGGTCAACATGGTTGTCCAGATGCGGGAGACCTGAGGCGCGGACCGCCGAACGCAAGGTCGCGACGAACAGCCCCCGGGCCTCGGCCCAGGGGCATCGCTTTCATGGGGCTGATCGCTTACGGGCGGAGCGGGCGGACGACGGCTTGTTGCCGGAGCTCTTCCGGCCGTTGGAGGCGGCCTTGCCTCCGGGGGCCCTGGTCCGGGCGGCGGTTCCGGCGCGAAGACCCGCCACGACGCGATTCCCCGGTTTGGCCTTCCTGGCCGGCCTGGCCTTGCCTCCGGGCCAGCCCTTGAACTCACGGTCGAGAATGCTCATCATGTAGTAGTCACGGTGGCGACCATCGCGGTAGGTATGGTCCCGCATGACCCCCTCGTGCTTGAACCCGATGCTCCCGTAGCAGCGGACGGCCTTGGTGTTGCCGGCGTCCACCTCGAGCCAGATCTTGTGCA
This genomic interval carries:
- a CDS encoding DEAD/DEAH box helicase, with the translated sequence MTRGNDPTQPGPPRAGDDQALGLFHPAVRAWFEEALGRPTPAQTLGWPSIAAGDSTLILAPTGSGKTLAAFLACLNQLYVDGEAGRDIGGVRVLYVSPLKALNNDIHRNLEAPLEGIAGAARRLGHSLPELRTAVRTGDTTAEARRAMLRRPPQVLITTPESLYLILTSSQARHMLSTVRWVIVDEIHAVAGTKRGVHLALSLERVEALARRPVRIGLSATQRPLEEIARFLGGQDPSTGEARPVRMIDAGIRKGLDLQVTVTVDDLRILPEGSIWPTIHSRLYEWIKAHRSTLIFVNNRRLAERLTLKLNELAAAEIARTHHGSMSRAAREAVERDLKEGRLPCLVATSSLELGIDIGFIDLVIQVESSKSVARGLQRVGRAGHLVGASAKGRIVAKQRSDLLEAAAVARGMLRGEVEETRVPRNCLDVLAQQVVAMAAVEDWRPDDLYRLIRSAYPYRDLARPQFDAVLEMLSGRYPVEELAAMKPRITWDKDNGVVRGREGGRLLAIRGGGAIPDRGLYPVYLQGTRVKLGELDEEMVYESRLGDVFWLGSSPWRIEAIQRDRVFVSEAPGREAKIPFWKGEGLGRPYDLGRKVGEFIRQAEARLGDTASSLRDWLAGEAACDPRAAANLETYLRDQRALAGLPSDRRIIVERFQDELGDPRYIVHSPFGGPVHAAWSMAILRRVRTKFGLVIDGVWADDGMLFRLPESGRDFPPGFPLDGVTAANAQELILQDLAGSPLFGACFRRAAARALVLPRAGGRERTPLWLQRLRAADLLQAARRLGDYPVTVEAYREALDDLLEVDGLVEVLTAIESGEIEVERREAAVPSPFAANLLFKFIGANMYGDDTPRAERRSQMLAVNRDLLREVLDSRGLRELLEPRAIEDTVAWLQHQAEGRRARSADEIHDLLRRVGDLTPGELAERTEPGARAAQMLAELARSGRVRVAPALGAGASGEPRWVVTEDFDLYHEAGLGSLSAREALVRRFVRTNGPFQAVALAERYGFDRSWVLGVLTVLQAEGEVVAGEFTPGVEGREWCDSDVLQQLHRRTLGLLRHQMEPVTLETYQRYLLRRQELDGPPSDLRSALAKLRGLALPLEAWERDVLPARLPGYQPAGLDGLLASGEFVWVARPGGRLAFFPSGAVPGRVPGEPDGASGQAPAAERPADQAILAALGGRGASFTGAVAAAAALSPAETTEALLRLTLAGRVANDTFAPVRLLALAGRKSRRGGDERVIDPSIIRRLARGAGGVSAAGPAGTTGRWWALPETGPGQEAAAFWAAALLDRHGVVTREILAAEGDPHPWSEVLSVLKREEVLGRVRQGYFVSGLSGPQFAAPEAVEGLRELKEEAVVPPSPPFLLLSAYDPAIAPPANPVPRAAGNYVLFAGGRAVLAVEGHGRRLTPLRPGIDPALWTDALQHLAQALIRGRGPVRGRRLKLLIETWDGRPAAKSEIGPFLRTLGGIEQGQAIVLWASSLA
- a CDS encoding YkoF family thiamine/hydroxymethylpyrimidine-binding protein — translated: MLAAEVSLYPQKSKECAEVIKRSVEVLGEQGLRYEVGPVSTFVEGDSDRVWSGLRSVFEAAGRQGCEVNMVVQMRET
- a CDS encoding DinB family protein, producing MTATVSRRPALKVYAEVATRGCLLFTFDPPGLLARGESLDEALASGPAEARKLRSFLAECGELGLLTEVWAPDEAPELVVAETFSRRGRADDGNTWATFERDLEPVRPKELPGLLAILGHLREALLTLRDRLPPEAYGYRSLPRRMSIGEQLRHVYACDRWYLSCFWPGLPATPRAADLWGRLERHRRQALDHLAGLSQEDMAAVRRPNRQVWTARKLFRRFMYHEKFHRDTIERDLALFLAQRGQ